A section of the Quatrionicoccus australiensis genome encodes:
- the pgeF gene encoding peptidoglycan editing factor PgeF: MADLLFPDWPAPANVRAVQTTRRGGFSPAPWDSFNLGDHVGDDASRVAANRAELRRHLPAEPCWLQQVHGVHTVDAAQTANLPTADASFSHRAGTVCAVMTADCLPVLFCDRAGTVVAAAHAGWRGLQAGVLEATLAAMAVPAGEILAWLGPAIGPDAFEVGAEVRAAFIAANPLAAAAFKPHAPGKWLADIYLLARQRLQAAGVVAISGGDFCTVNAPESFFSYRRDGVTGRMASLIWLAVPT; the protein is encoded by the coding sequence ATGGCTGATCTGCTGTTCCCGGACTGGCCGGCCCCGGCCAATGTCCGGGCGGTGCAGACGACGCGGCGCGGCGGGTTCAGCCCGGCGCCGTGGGACAGCTTCAATCTCGGTGATCACGTCGGTGACGATGCGTCGCGCGTCGCGGCCAACCGGGCCGAATTGCGCCGGCATCTGCCGGCCGAGCCGTGCTGGTTGCAGCAGGTGCATGGTGTCCACACGGTCGACGCCGCGCAAACGGCGAATTTGCCCACGGCGGATGCCTCATTCTCACACCGGGCCGGCACGGTCTGCGCCGTGATGACTGCCGACTGCCTGCCGGTCCTGTTCTGCGACCGGGCCGGCACGGTGGTCGCCGCCGCGCATGCCGGCTGGCGCGGTCTGCAGGCCGGCGTGCTGGAAGCGACCCTGGCCGCGATGGCGGTTCCTGCCGGCGAAATTCTCGCCTGGCTGGGGCCGGCGATCGGTCCGGACGCTTTCGAAGTCGGCGCTGAGGTGCGCGCCGCTTTCATCGCGGCCAATCCGCTCGCCGCCGCGGCGTTCAAACCGCATGCGCCGGGCAAATGGCTGGCCGACATTTATCTGCTGGCGCGGCAAAGGCTGCAGGCGGCTGGCGTTGTCGCGATCAGCGGCGGCGATTTCTGTACGGTCAACGCCCCGGAAAGCTTCTTTTCCTATCGCCGCGACGGCGTCACCGGCCGCATGGCGAGCCTGATCTGGCTCGCGGTCCCGACCTGA
- a CDS encoding DUF3293 domain-containing protein, with product MAKTTELEALYKATTYRVFLPGGICELRIGQPCETLRCWLETGGYKEFAIITAHNPGGQPVVAAQNAERQAELECALIEGNYEPYAGENVADDTAWPAEESCFIADIAAEDACALAEDFGQNAIVFGTADGVAQLLWIETE from the coding sequence ATGGCGAAGACGACTGAACTTGAAGCGCTCTACAAGGCGACGACTTACCGGGTATTCCTGCCGGGCGGCATTTGCGAGCTGCGCATCGGTCAACCGTGCGAAACCCTGCGTTGCTGGCTGGAAACCGGCGGCTACAAGGAGTTCGCGATCATCACGGCGCACAATCCGGGCGGTCAACCGGTCGTGGCGGCACAAAATGCCGAGCGCCAGGCGGAACTCGAATGTGCGCTGATCGAAGGTAATTACGAACCCTATGCCGGCGAGAATGTGGCCGATGATACCGCCTGGCCGGCCGAGGAAAGCTGTTTCATCGCCGATATCGCCGCCGAGGATGCCTGCGCGCTGGCCGAGGATTTTGGTCAGAATGCCATCGTTTTCGGTACGGCCGATGGCGTCGCTCAGCTGCTCTGGATCGAGACGGAATGA
- a CDS encoding ShlB/FhaC/HecB family hemolysin secretion/activation protein gives MTKKQELHRLLVLLAGLVLAGNGLAQTPGDINAAARQSETIQRQQQERLREDLDKARQAVPAVDGTDLRNLRPQVAVPDLGVACRQIDEIRVAGADHLAPELVASKTRPFVERCLGVGEIEAILSELTRAYIERGLITARAYLPAQDLRSGVLLIQVIEGEIEGYRIEGEGSRIFPPGVFPAAPGELLNLRDLEQGIDQINRLASNNAQLDIQPGSKPGSSIVVVRNTPAFPLHLLLSYDNQGTRSTGNHGAAASLSFDNPLGFNERFLYSHRKTWSVAEAGHNSQNDAFEFWLPFGYWSLTLSTSRSDYLNALTVPSGTVLRSEGNTATNSIGLDRVLYRDQSMRSSFSVKLTTQDAKNYLENQLLTVSSRKLTFLDFGLRSSGTLWGGMLSGQVGYAQGLKGLGALADAADIDRDSPHAQFRKTALDLSYLRNFSLLEQEFSWSSQFSGQYALTALYGSQQMLIGGHGSVRGFVNSSLSGDHGYFWRNELGVPCRLPLFGSTIPGRAFVAYDFGSVSSIAAGSTRGSLSGAALGVSLQWKDLSLEVSASRPLALPAGVAREAAHAWLRLSYSL, from the coding sequence GTGACGAAGAAACAGGAACTGCACCGCTTGCTGGTGCTGCTGGCCGGGCTTGTCCTGGCCGGCAACGGGCTGGCGCAAACGCCGGGCGATATCAATGCCGCGGCGCGCCAGAGCGAAACCATCCAGCGCCAGCAGCAGGAACGCCTGCGCGAGGATCTCGACAAGGCGCGCCAGGCGGTGCCGGCGGTGGACGGCACGGATTTGCGCAATTTGCGGCCGCAGGTGGCGGTGCCCGATCTCGGCGTCGCCTGCCGGCAAATCGACGAAATCCGCGTTGCCGGCGCCGATCATCTGGCGCCCGAACTGGTCGCGAGCAAGACGCGCCCCTTCGTCGAGCGCTGCCTCGGTGTCGGCGAGATCGAGGCCATCCTCAGCGAACTGACCCGCGCCTACATTGAGCGCGGCCTGATCACTGCCCGCGCCTACCTGCCGGCGCAAGACCTGCGCAGCGGCGTGCTGCTGATCCAGGTCATCGAGGGCGAGATCGAGGGCTATCGCATCGAGGGCGAAGGCAGCCGGATTTTCCCACCTGGCGTGTTTCCGGCGGCGCCCGGCGAGTTGTTGAACCTGCGCGATCTCGAGCAGGGCATCGACCAGATCAACCGGCTTGCCTCGAACAACGCGCAACTCGACATCCAGCCGGGCAGCAAGCCGGGCAGCAGCATCGTCGTCGTCCGTAACACGCCGGCCTTTCCCCTGCACCTGCTGCTTTCCTACGACAACCAGGGAACGCGTTCGACCGGCAATCACGGCGCCGCTGCTTCCTTGTCCTTCGACAACCCGCTCGGCTTCAACGAGCGCTTCCTCTATTCGCACCGCAAGACCTGGTCGGTTGCCGAGGCCGGGCACAATTCGCAGAACGATGCCTTCGAGTTCTGGCTGCCTTTCGGTTACTGGTCGCTGACCCTGAGTACCAGCCGCTCGGACTACCTCAATGCGTTGACCGTGCCGAGCGGTACCGTGTTGCGCAGTGAAGGGAACACTGCAACGAACAGCATCGGTCTTGATCGCGTGCTGTACCGGGACCAGTCGATGCGCAGTTCGTTCTCGGTCAAGCTGACGACGCAGGATGCGAAAAACTACCTGGAAAATCAGCTGCTGACGGTAAGCAGCCGCAAGCTGACCTTTCTCGATTTCGGGCTGCGTTCCTCCGGCACCTTGTGGGGAGGCATGTTGAGCGGCCAGGTCGGCTACGCGCAAGGTCTCAAGGGCCTGGGGGCGCTTGCCGATGCGGCGGATATCGATCGCGACTCGCCGCATGCGCAATTCAGGAAGACGGCGCTCGATCTTTCCTACCTGCGCAATTTCAGTCTGCTCGAGCAGGAATTTTCCTGGTCCAGCCAGTTCTCCGGCCAGTACGCCCTGACTGCGCTGTATGGCTCGCAGCAGATGCTGATCGGCGGGCACGGCTCGGTGCGCGGCTTCGTCAACAGCTCGTTGAGCGGCGATCACGGTTATTTCTGGCGCAACGAACTGGGCGTGCCCTGCCGGCTGCCTTTGTTCGGCAGCACGATTCCCGGCCGCGCCTTTGTCGCCTACGACTTTGGCAGCGTCAGCAGCATTGCCGCCGGCAGCACGCGAGGCAGTCTGAGCGGCGCCGCCCTCGGCGTGTCGTTGCAATGGAAGGATCTTTCCCTCGAAGTTTCGGCCAGCCGGCCGCTCGCCTTGCCGGCCGGAGTTGCCCGCGAGGCCGCCCACGCCTGGTTGCGCCTGTCGTATTCGCTGTAA
- a CDS encoding serine/threonine protein kinase, with amino-acid sequence MTRRIGRFEVRGELGRGAQSTVYLGFDPQLQREIAIKTLHFGRSDPAQNRVLLDEARMVGKLRHPNIVPIFEAGEEGGDLYLVFEYVPGKNLAEFLRDSGALSPVKAVTLLRPILDAVAHAHAMGIIHRDLKPSNILLDENGMARVMDFGIAARVDAPDAGKEEYTGTPAYMAPEYIDKREISERSDVFAAGLILFEMLAGRRAVEGSNIYQVMHRIASEDQRLPGSVTVDERLGSILYKALARDPQVRYQTAVQLAEALDNYLSPEDDAAASGEGKQSTIDFLLRRMRHKSDFPALSESVSAINKIANSETESINKLSNSILKDFALTNKLLRLVNSAYFRPAGGGSISTVSRAVIVLGFEAVRNIAITVLLFEHLQNKANANQLKEDFLRANLAGILAKDISAAAQMRDLEQTFICSLFHSLGRLLSQFYFPEESDEIRRVIAQKNCSEDNAALQVLGISFEDMGIAIARQWGFPPLIVGTLRKLPSGLVKKPVTQEDRLRVLSGFSNELCDVIAQATPEARDREMKKAMARFADVMSLDQQELQQTVQRAVEEVADFARIIHLNMQQTTFGKQMQLFARHGGQESAAVDRQDGTDFMGQTILHDNSSLATGDPEDTGAQTIDAQDILTAGIQDISNTLVDGFKLNDILRIILETMYRAMGFKRVVLCIRDAKAGCMQGRFGFGPEANEVAKAFRFPLSFTPDIFHAATSKGVDILISDINDPKIAERIPDWYRKAVPAHSFVLFPLNIKGAPVALIYADRDEPGGISIPEKELSLLRTLRNQAVLAIKQGS; translated from the coding sequence ATGACCCGGCGTATCGGTCGTTTCGAGGTGCGTGGCGAGCTCGGGCGCGGCGCCCAGAGCACGGTCTATCTCGGCTTTGATCCGCAGCTGCAGCGCGAGATCGCCATCAAGACGCTGCATTTCGGTCGTTCCGATCCGGCGCAGAATCGCGTCCTGCTCGACGAGGCGCGCATGGTCGGCAAGCTGCGCCACCCGAATATCGTGCCGATCTTCGAGGCGGGCGAAGAAGGCGGCGATCTCTACCTGGTGTTCGAGTACGTGCCGGGCAAGAATCTGGCTGAATTCCTGCGCGACAGCGGTGCGCTGTCGCCGGTCAAGGCGGTCACCCTTTTGCGGCCGATTCTCGATGCGGTCGCGCACGCGCACGCCATGGGCATCATCCACCGCGACCTGAAGCCGTCGAATATCCTGCTCGACGAGAATGGCATGGCGCGGGTCATGGATTTCGGCATCGCGGCGCGGGTCGATGCGCCGGACGCTGGCAAGGAGGAGTACACCGGCACGCCGGCCTACATGGCGCCGGAGTACATCGACAAGCGCGAAATCAGCGAACGCTCGGATGTCTTTGCCGCCGGCCTGATCCTGTTTGAAATGCTGGCCGGACGGCGTGCCGTCGAGGGCAGCAACATTTACCAGGTGATGCACCGCATCGCCAGCGAAGACCAGCGTCTGCCCGGCAGCGTAACGGTCGACGAGCGCCTGGGCAGCATTTTGTACAAGGCGCTGGCGCGCGATCCGCAAGTCCGCTACCAGACGGCGGTGCAACTGGCCGAGGCACTCGACAACTATCTGTCACCCGAGGACGACGCTGCGGCAAGTGGCGAGGGCAAGCAGTCGACGATCGATTTCCTGCTCCGTCGCATGCGCCACAAGAGCGACTTTCCGGCACTGTCGGAATCGGTCAGCGCGATCAACAAGATCGCCAACAGCGAGACGGAGAGCATCAACAAGCTGTCCAATTCCATCCTCAAGGATTTTGCGCTGACCAACAAGCTGCTGCGCCTGGTCAATTCGGCCTATTTCCGGCCGGCCGGCGGCGGCAGCATCAGCACCGTGTCGCGCGCGGTGATCGTGCTCGGCTTCGAGGCGGTACGCAATATCGCGATTACCGTGCTGCTCTTCGAGCACCTGCAGAACAAGGCCAACGCCAACCAGTTGAAGGAAGACTTCCTGCGCGCCAACCTGGCCGGGATTCTCGCCAAGGACATCAGTGCCGCGGCGCAGATGCGCGATCTGGAACAGACCTTCATCTGCTCGCTGTTCCACAGCCTGGGGCGTTTGCTGTCGCAGTTCTACTTCCCCGAAGAGTCTGACGAAATCCGCCGGGTGATCGCCCAGAAAAACTGCAGCGAAGACAACGCGGCCCTGCAGGTGCTCGGCATCTCCTTCGAGGACATGGGGATTGCGATTGCCCGCCAGTGGGGCTTCCCGCCGCTCATCGTCGGTACGCTGCGCAAGCTGCCGAGCGGCCTGGTCAAAAAACCGGTGACGCAGGAGGATCGCCTGCGTGTGCTTTCCGGTTTCTCCAACGAGCTGTGCGACGTGATTGCCCAGGCGACGCCGGAAGCGCGTGATCGGGAAATGAAGAAGGCGATGGCGCGCTTCGCCGATGTCATGTCGCTCGACCAGCAGGAATTGCAGCAGACCGTGCAGCGTGCCGTCGAGGAGGTTGCCGACTTCGCCCGCATCATCCATCTCAACATGCAGCAGACCACCTTCGGCAAGCAGATGCAGCTATTTGCCCGGCACGGTGGCCAGGAAAGCGCAGCGGTCGACCGGCAAGATGGCACGGATTTCATGGGCCAGACCATCCTGCATGACAATTCGTCGCTGGCGACCGGCGATCCGGAAGATACCGGCGCGCAGACCATCGATGCGCAGGACATCCTGACCGCCGGCATCCAGGACATCAGCAATACCCTGGTCGACGGCTTCAAGCTCAACGACATCCTGCGCATCATCCTCGAAACCATGTACCGGGCGATGGGCTTCAAGCGCGTCGTGCTCTGCATCCGCGATGCCAAGGCCGGCTGTATGCAGGGGCGCTTCGGTTTCGGGCCGGAGGCCAACGAGGTCGCCAAGGCTTTCCGTTTTCCGCTCAGCTTTACGCCGGACATTTTTCATGCCGCGACCTCGAAGGGCGTCGATATCCTGATCAGCGACATCAACGATCCGAAAATCGCCGAGCGCATTCCCGACTGGTACCGCAAGGCGGTGCCGGCGCATTCCTTCGTGCTCTTTCCGCTGAATATCAAGGGGGCACCGGTAGCGCTGATCTATGCCGATCGCGACGAGCCGGGCGGGATTTCGATTCCGGAAAAGGAGTTGTCGCTGCTGCGCACCTTGCGCAACCAGGCGGTGCTGGCGATCAAGCAGGGCAGTTGA
- a CDS encoding outer membrane protein assembly factor BamD, with protein MMRSLPAFQSFPALFRLVMAFFLASLIAGCGSMSEGPDETASWSASKLYSEAKDAQADKTWDKAAKYLEKLESRFPYGRYAQQAQLELGYVYWKANEAGSALAACDRFIKLHPGHPAVDYVYYLKGLINFNDDLGISGYISTQDPTERDPKAAREAFDAFRELVTRFPNSKYTPDASKRLNYLVNAMASQEVHVARYYVKRGAYIAAANRAQFAVKTYPQAPAIEEAMFILVTAYDKLGMNDLRDDADRIMRKNFPESRFYKDGLERKVAWWRLW; from the coding sequence ATGATGCGAAGTTTACCCGCATTCCAGTCTTTTCCCGCCCTCTTCCGTCTGGTGATGGCTTTTTTCCTTGCGTCCCTCATCGCCGGTTGCGGCTCGATGAGCGAAGGGCCGGATGAAACCGCCAGCTGGTCGGCGAGCAAGCTTTATTCCGAAGCCAAGGACGCGCAGGCCGACAAGACCTGGGACAAGGCCGCCAAGTACCTGGAAAAGCTGGAGTCGCGCTTTCCCTATGGCCGCTATGCCCAGCAAGCCCAGCTTGAACTCGGTTACGTCTATTGGAAAGCCAATGAAGCCGGTTCGGCACTGGCTGCCTGCGACCGCTTCATCAAGCTGCACCCGGGTCACCCGGCGGTTGATTACGTCTATTACCTGAAAGGCCTGATCAACTTCAACGACGATCTTGGAATTTCCGGCTATATCAGCACCCAGGACCCGACCGAACGCGACCCGAAGGCGGCCCGCGAAGCCTTCGACGCCTTCCGCGAGCTGGTCACCCGTTTCCCGAACAGCAAATACACGCCGGATGCCAGCAAGCGCCTGAACTATCTGGTCAACGCGATGGCCTCGCAGGAAGTTCACGTCGCCCGCTACTACGTCAAGCGCGGCGCCTACATCGCCGCCGCCAACCGCGCCCAGTTCGCCGTCAAGACCTACCCGCAGGCACCGGCCATTGAAGAAGCCATGTTCATCCTGGTCACTGCCTACGACAAGCTGGGCATGAACGACCTGCGTGACGATGCAGACCGCATCATGCGCAAGAACTTCCCGGAAAGCCGCTTCTACAAGGATGGCCTGGAGCGCAAGGTCGCCTGGTGGCGGCTCTGGTAA
- the rluD gene encoding 23S rRNA pseudouridine(1911/1915/1917) synthase RluD, translating into MNDPMENSGDYSRTEPLRLTVPDASYGRRLDQVLADLLPQHSRNRLQGWVRDACVQVDGKVETEPKRKLLGGEKLLVAEPTDAHSLAEQPEDIPLNVVFEDETLLVINKPAGLVVHPGSGNWSGTLMNALLHHVPGIEQIPRAGIVHRLDKETSGLLVVAKTLEAQTDLVRQLQARTVHRHYQAIAAGVMKKDGGVDSPIGRHPVQRIKMAVVPENRGGKPAVTWFRVMENFAYCTFIECSLETGRTHQIRVHMASINHPLVGDQVYGKNNPLLPAFHRQALHATRLGLVHPVSSLKVQWEVPMPEDMRNLLDTLRDG; encoded by the coding sequence ATGAACGATCCTATGGAAAACTCCGGCGATTATAGCCGAACTGAACCGCTCCGCCTGACGGTTCCTGATGCCAGCTACGGCCGGCGTCTCGACCAGGTCCTCGCCGACCTCCTGCCGCAGCATTCCCGCAACCGCCTCCAGGGCTGGGTCCGCGATGCCTGCGTACAGGTCGACGGCAAGGTCGAAACCGAACCCAAACGCAAGCTGCTCGGTGGCGAGAAGCTGCTGGTTGCCGAACCGACCGACGCGCACAGCCTGGCCGAACAGCCGGAAGACATCCCGCTCAACGTGGTGTTCGAGGACGAAACCCTGCTCGTCATCAACAAGCCGGCCGGTCTGGTCGTGCATCCGGGCAGCGGCAACTGGAGCGGTACGCTGATGAATGCGCTGCTGCACCATGTGCCTGGCATTGAGCAGATTCCGCGCGCCGGCATCGTGCACCGCCTGGACAAGGAAACCAGCGGCCTGCTCGTTGTCGCCAAGACGCTGGAAGCGCAGACCGACCTGGTGCGCCAGTTGCAGGCGCGCACCGTCCATCGGCATTACCAGGCAATCGCGGCGGGCGTGATGAAGAAGGATGGCGGCGTCGATTCCCCGATCGGCCGACATCCGGTACAGCGCATCAAGATGGCGGTGGTGCCGGAAAATCGCGGCGGCAAGCCGGCCGTGACCTGGTTCCGGGTGATGGAAAACTTTGCTTATTGCACCTTCATCGAGTGCTCGCTGGAAACCGGGCGGACGCACCAGATCCGCGTGCACATGGCCTCGATCAATCATCCGCTGGTCGGTGATCAGGTTTATGGCAAAAACAATCCGCTGCTGCCGGCCTTTCATCGTCAGGCCTTGCATGCGACGCGGCTTGGTCTGGTACACCCGGTGAGCAGCCTGAAAGTCCAGTGGGAGGTGCCGATGCCGGAAGACATGCGCAACCTGCTCGACACCTTGCGCGATGGCTGA